One Ktedonobacteraceae bacterium DNA segment encodes these proteins:
- a CDS encoding winged helix-turn-helix domain-containing protein — MNVLQAAEKVLEEVGMPLHYKEITRRMIDSKLWQTRGKTPDATVNAEIAKDIKRKGEHSLFQRTDKGVFALRNWRLPEFLESSESNNKMTHNRQPLMFLLQSCFLLLKLLSKY; from the coding sequence ATGAATGTGTTACAAGCTGCTGAAAAAGTCCTTGAAGAAGTAGGGATGCCTCTCCACTACAAGGAGATTACCCGGCGTATGATTGATAGTAAGCTGTGGCAGACACGGGGTAAGACGCCTGATGCAACCGTCAATGCCGAGATCGCAAAAGATATTAAGCGCAAGGGAGAACATTCTCTTTTCCAGCGTACAGATAAGGGCGTGTTTGCCTTGCGTAATTGGAGATTGCCTGAGTTTCTTGAATCAAGCGAGTCAAATAATAAGATGACACACAATCGACAACCTTTGATGTTTCTGCTACAAAGCTGTTTTCTTTTACTGAAGCTGCTGAGCAAGTACTGA